In the Chroococcidiopsis sp. SAG 2025 genome, one interval contains:
- a CDS encoding CHASE2 domain-containing protein, translating to MGKLVVLKFGEGSFEQGFPVTLQIGEDGDRPAVELAGRLPPQPEIPQLYRKWQSAYYSLGLRSRLEAAAVQITNVCVLEDCYNAAESLSRSLSNWLSSPSFLALRDKFLEKLMPADAIRVILQTEDLLLQRLPWHRCDLFARYPQAEIALSTPAYEEIALKTTSSRTQIRILAILGSSAGIDIQADRNLLETLPGADVKFLVEPSRQELDRQLWSTQGWDILFFAGHSASQTTASQNEVTGRIYLNQTESLTIADLKHALQTAVENGLSVAIFNSCDGLGLARDLASLHIPQVVFMREPVPDRVAQEFLKSFLQAFAGGKSLYLSVREARERLQGWESEYPAASWLPVIYQNLAEIPPTWQQWMQRLRPPRQRLSLRRVFFTSTIVTAAVVGMRLLGLFQPIELQAFDQLMRLRPIEKADPRLLIVTVTEEDLQLPEQKQRKGSLSDLALEKLLQKLEQLHPQVIGLDIYRDFPVEKLPSLKSRLQNSDRLFAICKVSDPEFDPRGVQPPPEVAPERIGFSDVIADPDDNIVRRHLLNFEPPLTSRCSANTALSFQLAHQYLAAKGIETRFTPNGNLQLGNVVFPRLQPFHTGGYQRIDTKGYQLLLNYRPFDSVDDIAVAVTLGDILSDRIPPHLARTLNNRIVLIGLAAPSTGDAWSTPYSIGRQGLQKQIPGIYLQAQMVSQLLSAVLDGRTPLWVLPLWGEIIWIWAWSLVGGVVVWCWRSPVRLGLSVCLTIAALYGASWILLLQGGWLPLVPAALALVVTGGRIAVVKRSLPDSSNLPLKPTLKID from the coding sequence GTGGGTAAGTTAGTTGTCCTGAAGTTTGGCGAAGGTAGCTTTGAGCAGGGATTTCCTGTCACGCTGCAAATTGGTGAGGATGGCGATCGCCCCGCCGTAGAACTTGCTGGCAGATTACCACCTCAGCCGGAAATTCCACAACTCTACAGAAAATGGCAATCGGCTTACTACAGCTTAGGTTTGCGATCGCGTCTGGAAGCCGCTGCCGTCCAAATCACGAATGTTTGTGTCTTAGAAGACTGTTACAATGCCGCAGAATCCCTCAGCCGCAGCCTGAGCAACTGGCTTTCCTCCCCATCATTTCTTGCTTTAAGGGATAAGTTCTTAGAAAAATTAATGCCTGCGGATGCAATTCGAGTCATTTTGCAAACTGAAGATTTACTATTACAGCGACTACCCTGGCATCGCTGCGATCTATTCGCTCGCTATCCTCAAGCAGAAATTGCCCTGAGTACCCCCGCTTACGAAGAAATTGCGCTGAAAACGACATCCTCTCGCACTCAAATCAGAATTTTAGCGATTTTAGGTAGTAGTGCCGGAATTGACATTCAAGCAGACCGTAACCTGCTCGAAACCCTGCCAGGAGCAGATGTCAAGTTTTTGGTTGAGCCGTCACGTCAAGAGTTAGACCGTCAGTTATGGTCTACCCAAGGATGGGATATTTTATTTTTTGCCGGACATAGTGCCAGTCAAACAACTGCCTCTCAGAATGAAGTTACAGGCAGAATTTATTTAAATCAAACGGAAAGTTTAACTATTGCCGATCTCAAACACGCTTTACAAACTGCGGTAGAAAATGGTTTGAGCGTAGCCATTTTTAACTCTTGCGATGGCTTGGGTTTGGCGCGGGACTTGGCAAGTTTGCACATTCCCCAAGTAGTATTCATGCGCGAACCCGTACCGGATCGCGTGGCGCAAGAATTTTTGAAGAGTTTTCTCCAGGCTTTTGCTGGGGGGAAGTCTCTCTATTTATCGGTACGAGAGGCAAGGGAAAGACTCCAGGGATGGGAAAGTGAATATCCTGCTGCTAGCTGGCTACCAGTCATTTATCAAAATCTTGCCGAAATTCCTCCGACTTGGCAACAGTGGATGCAACGTCTACGTCCACCACGACAACGGCTTTCTCTGCGGCGCGTCTTCTTCACCAGCACCATTGTCACGGCGGCGGTGGTAGGAATGCGGTTATTAGGATTATTCCAACCTATAGAATTGCAAGCTTTTGACCAATTGATGCGGCTGCGTCCTATAGAAAAAGCCGATCCGCGCCTGTTAATTGTGACGGTGACTGAGGAAGATTTGCAGCTACCAGAACAGAAACAGAGAAAAGGATCTCTGTCAGATTTGGCATTGGAAAAACTGTTGCAAAAACTAGAACAACTACATCCGCAAGTCATCGGTTTGGATATCTATCGCGATTTTCCAGTCGAGAAATTACCTAGCCTGAAGTCAAGACTCCAAAATAGCGATCGCCTTTTTGCTATTTGTAAAGTCAGCGATCCAGAATTCGATCCGCGTGGCGTTCAACCCCCGCCAGAAGTCGCTCCAGAACGGATAGGTTTTAGCGATGTCATTGCCGATCCAGATGATAATATCGTGCGCCGCCATTTGCTCAATTTCGAGCCGCCACTCACATCCCGTTGTAGTGCTAATACCGCGCTCAGTTTTCAACTCGCCCATCAATATTTGGCAGCGAAAGGAATTGAAACTCGATTCACGCCCAATGGTAACTTACAACTCGGTAATGTCGTTTTTCCGCGCTTGCAACCTTTCCACACGGGCGGCTATCAAAGAATCGATACTAAAGGCTATCAACTGTTGCTCAATTACCGTCCCTTTGACTCTGTAGATGATATTGCCGTAGCAGTGACGCTAGGAGATATCCTGAGCGATCGCATTCCGCCTCATCTCGCCCGCACCCTCAACAACCGGATTGTACTGATCGGTCTAGCGGCTCCTAGTACTGGTGATGCGTGGTCTACACCCTACAGCATTGGCAGACAGGGGCTACAAAAACAAATTCCAGGTATTTATTTACAAGCTCAGATGGTAAGTCAACTCCTCAGTGCTGTTTTGGACGGACGAACACCACTGTGGGTTTTGCCTCTCTGGGGTGAAATTATCTGGATTTGGGCTTGGTCGTTGGTGGGAGGAGTTGTTGTTTGGTGCTGGCGTTCTCCCGTGCGATTGGGACTGAGTGTTTGCTTGACAATTGCAGCTCTATATGGAGCGAGTTGGATATTACTACTTCAAGGTGGCTGGTTGCCTTTAGTCCCTGCGGCGTTGGCTTTAGTCGTGACGGGAGGCAGAATTGCGGTCGTCAAACGTTCTTTGCCCGATAGCAGCAATCTACCGCTGAAACCTACACTAAAGATAGATTGA